From Chryseobacterium gallinarum, one genomic window encodes:
- a CDS encoding bacteriocin-like protein: MKNLKKLSREKAKQINGGLIERCSETRPCFIGICCRGVCMEYACIED, encoded by the coding sequence ATGAAAAATTTAAAGAAACTCAGTAGAGAAAAAGCAAAGCAAATTAACGGGGGACTGATTGAAAGATGCAGTGAAACCAGACCATGTTTTATCGGAATCTGCTGCAGGGGCGTCTGTATGGAATATGCCTGTATTGAAGACTAG
- a CDS encoding bacteriocin-like protein: MKNLKKISREAAKHINGGVIARCSITRPCTVGWCCDGICSPQMCPLE, from the coding sequence ATGAAAAATTTAAAGAAAATCAGCAGAGAAGCAGCAAAACACATTAACGGAGGTGTTATTGCCAGATGCAGCATCACCCGTCCATGCACTGTTGGATGGTGTTGTGATGGAATTTGCAGTCCACAAATGTGCCCATTGGAATAA